gtaatccgagcactttgggaggtccaggcgggcagatcgtttgaggtcaggagtttgagaccagcctggccaacatggtgaaaccccgtctctactaaaaataaaaacattagccaggtgcagtggacggcgcccgtaatctcagctactcaggaggctgaggcgggagaactgcttgaacctgggaggcagaggttgcagggagctgaggtcacgccactgcactccagccgggatgacagagtgagactctgtctgaaaaaaacaaacaaaaacccacactgtattgtttagggataCTGTGTTAACAAAATAATAGACACAAGCAGGACATAATTATCACAAAAATCAGGACCTGGGGGGGGTTGGCGGGGAAGGTTTAAGTGGAAAGAATGGAGCAGTGACATTGTgtgtcaacctgggaggtggtgacCCTAGGGTTCACTTTGTAATTCCTCAAAATGAGCATTTATGTGCTATTCACTTTTCAGAGGGTACAATCCCTGAACTAACATGTTTAAgcagccatatgcaaaaaaaaaaaaaaaaagaatatggatagatttttattttaattaaaatatttcaaaaatagagacaaggcgaccagaggcagtggctcaggcctgtaatcccagcactttgggaggccgaggtgggcagctcacaaggtcaggagagcgagcccaacatggctaacacggtgaaaccctgtctctactaaaaatacaaaaaaaaaattagccgggcgtggtggcgggcacctgtagtcctagctactcgggaggctgaggcaggagaatggcgtgaacccgggaggcggagcttgcagtgagccgagatcaggccactgcattccagcctgggcgacagagctagactccaactcaaaaaaaaaaaaaaaaaaaaaatacagacaagggtctcactatgttgctcaggctggtctcaaattctcagGGCTGAAGcaattcaagcaatcctcctgcctcggtctcccaaagcgctaAGATTCcagacgtgaaccaccgcgcctgaccaggaaagatgtgtatatatatacaatataaaatataatatatattatgtaacatatgatattatataatatataatgtaacatataatattatataatatatattatgcaacatatattatataatataaattatgtaacatatattatatcatataaatTATGTAACATAtgatattatatcatatataatgtaatatcatattatatattatataatatacattatataatatataatatatggtatatatcatatattatacatatatcatattatatataatatgatattatatattatatatcatatattatatataatatgatatcatatattatatataacatgtgacatatattatatattttgtatattacatatataaaaaaatatttttggttttttcagacacaatttcactcttgtttcccaagCTCCAGTGCAatagctcaatctcagctcactgcaaactccgcctccagggttcaaacgattctcctgcctcagcctcccgagtggctgtgattacaggcgcccgccacacgcccggctaatttttgtatttttaatagagacgaggtttcaacatgttggccaggctggtctccaactcctgacctcaggtgacccgcctgcttgggcctcccaaagtgctgggattgcaggtgtgagccatggcgcgaGCCTGAgtaaatcttttaaaacataaaggttTGGGTGAGTCCCTGGCCGGCGGGCACAGATGCCTGGGTGGGACCGCGAACTGCGTGGGACACACTCGTTCCGGCCGGGGGGACTCGGGCCAGCAGCCGGTCGCGCCGCGTGCGCACTGGGcagggggggggggggggcccGCGCTCCTACCTGCACGTGGCCAACGCAGGGCGCTGGGCGGCCGCTCCTGCCTTGCACGTTGGGGAGCCGGTACATGCAGGTGAGAAGTTCCACACGGAGAAGCGCGACGCGCCCGTGATAACGCTTTACCTGGTACATCGGCATGGCGGAACCAAAGCAAGAGGGGGTAGCGCATGCCAGATACCAACGCTCGGAAACCGTCAAAGGCCACGACTGAGGGCGGCCATCTCCCTTCTAACCCTGCTGCGGTGGTTCGGCGAGAACGCGGCCCGGTGTGCTCTGATTGGCCCATACTCTTTGACGTCACGGACTCGACCTTCGACAGAGCCAATAGGTGAAAAGGAGAGTAGGGAAGTATTTTTGTCACCCCGTCCGGAAAGGGTGGAGCACAACGTCTAAAGCAGCCAATGggagcccaggaggcggggcGCCTGTGGGAGTCTGGGAAGGGGAAGTTTCCCAGGCCCGGAGGCGGATCGGGTGTTGAGACCGTGGAGCTAGCTGACAGCTCGAGGTAAGCTGAACTCGCGGTGTCCCCTCTCACGCGCCCTGCTTGAGAACCACGGCGTTCCAACCTCCCTGGAAATGGGGGGAACATGGCCTAGGGGCGTGGCGAGGCCGCCCCGTGGAGGTCCCGGAGCGGCGTCCTCAGCGCCCCAGCGATCCAGTGCCCCTTGGGTGCGCCTTGAGGCCGAGGCAAGCTCCTTCGGGGTCCTGGGCTGCGGGCAAAGGATTCGGCCCTGTAAGGAGTTGGGTTCGGCCTGTCCCAGACAGGTCCTGCCCACATCCCATCACAGGGCAGTGGACTTGAAGCCGGAGCGTGAAATCCCCATAGACTGAATGCGTTTCCTTTCTACTTGTTCtctctcccattttatttttatttttatattatttaattttttattttttatttttgtagagacggggatttcgctatgttgcccaggctgatctcgaactcctgagctcaagcaatccgcccgcctcggccccccaaggtgctggaattacaggcgtgatgcactgtgcctggcctttttaaaaaatggaggttATTTTGGGGAAGGTAGAGCGTCCAGACACATCCTAATTTGCATAGCTGCGCAGTTTTACAAAATGCAATGCATTTCTACCTGTTGTGATTTCTGGCTGGTAAGCTACACCGAATCTTGGCTAGCACAGTTGCATTCCGTGTGAGATTTGTAAACGCAGATTTGCTCTCtgcatttaaatatattagatatatttaagtaactacatttaaatgtattgagacatttaaacatattttcgTTCTGTATCTAAATGCGCTCCCttctgaaaataaatatctgaagtgggccgggtgcgatggctcacacctataatcccagcactttgggaggccaaggcgggtggatcatgaggtcaggagttcatgcctagcctggccaacagggtgaaatcctgtttctactaaaaatacaaaaattaactgggcatggtggcgggcgcctgtaatcccagctacttgggaggctgaggcaggagaatcgctggaacccaggaggcggaggctgcagtgagctgagatcgtgccactgcagtccggcctgggtgacacagcaagactccgtctcaaaaaaaaaaaaaaaaaatcagaagtggACTGTAGTCTATAGTGTGTTgccaaataaacttatttttagagATACTTCTTTCAATTTTCTGTGAGGTCATCTGCAGTTTCACGTGGTAGACAGACTTCGGTGAGATTCTTAGCAAGGTAGAATGAAGAGTAAAGAGGTTTGTTTATTTCACAAGGGTTTATTGAAGGCCTACGATGTGTTAAATGCTGTAGGAAATACCCAATGATTTCTCTTTCATGGAGGTTTCCTGCCTTCTCTTAACAAGTTATCAATTAAACTGTTTACTGGAAATTGCTAAGTTAATGAACACACGGGATACATTCTTTGGATGAGCAGACATTGCTtgggcagaggaggaagaggagagcgGTTTAGACAGAGACCTGCTTATACAGTGTAGTGTCTAAAAGAGCTTGTGATGTTCAGGAAACAATTGTTCACTGTGCTGCAATATAGGGGAcggccggttgcggtggctcacacctgtaatcctagcgctttgggaggccaaggtgggcagatcacctgaggtcaggagttcaagacaagcctgcccaacatggtgaaaccccatctctactaaaaacacaaaaattagccgggtgtgatggtgggtgcctgtaatcccagctacttgggaggctgagacaggagaatcgcttgaacctgggaggcggaggctgcagtgaggtgagatcatgccattgcacgctagcctgggtgacagggtgagtactctcaaataataataatcataataaataataatgatgatgctgTAGGGGACTTGATGAAGGGAAAGGATTAGAGAGATTCTGAAAAGAAGGTAGTTTTGGGCCCAGTGATGActagattttaaatttcatacagTAGGAAGTGGGGCACTAGTAAACTTTtaagcagaaaaattatttgaccagATTTGTGATTTCAAAAATAGCTCTGGTGATAGAGTGGAGGATGGCTTGGAGCAGGGAATAAGGGGAGATAAAACCGTTATAAAACTCTTAAAGCTAGTACAGCAAGAACTTTGAGGGTCTTTGCTAAGACAGCAGCTGGCAGCTTCAATTTGGAGTAGGGTATCAAAGGCAACTGTGTATAAGGAATAGTTATGTAACTGGTACCCAATTTCTGAGATGATTTTGACTTAAACATTGTGTATTTTCCAGTATACTGTtggtttttctaattatgtggGAAATTATgttgctttcacttttttttttttttgctcgttgcccaggctggggtgcaatgctgcaatctgagctcactgcaacctccgccttccgggtttaagtgatgctcctgcctcagcctcccgagtagctgggtttataggtgcccaccatgatgcctgcctaattttttgtatttttagtagagacagggtttgaccatgttggccaggatggtctccaactcctgacctcaagtgatccgcctgcctctgcctcccaaagtgctgggattacaggcatgagccaccccaccaggCCATGCTTTCAGTTTTCAAGAAAGAAGACACCATTGTTGCCAAAGATTTTGGTAATTTGAGAGACAAAATGTGTGTTTTCTCCATGTGGATCCTAGTATAATTAGATAGTAAGGATCTGTTGAATTTGAAGTATCTATCCAGAAGTATTTTGGGTACATGTTTAAGGATtgtaaaacagtgtttctatttctggatataataaatgtatttgttaatataataaatgaatagattAGACCCATAAACTATTTACAGTGTTGAGTCATTTCCCACAGTTAAAATCAGGATGAAAATATATAGCTGAATACTTGCTTTGTTTCTTGTAACATTTCTTTAGTACAGAACCTGCTAAGGCCATCAAACCTATTGATCGGAAGTCAGTCCATCAGATTTGCTCTGGGCCGGTGGTACTGAGTCTAAGCACTGCGGTGAAGGAGTTAGTAGAAAACAGTCTGGATGCTGGTGCCACTAATATTGGTAAGTCTGGGAGAGTTTTAAGCCACAAGAAATGATCAGTGTATGTTGTTGTAGTCAAGAAACATTTGTTATTGAAATAAGACTATCAAGTGTTGATGTAgtaataaatgattatttttaagttaaagttagcacctattatgtgcctaGTACTTAGCTAGGTAGTAATAGTAACAGCTTTTATTGTGTTCTTATGGTGTGCGAGGCAGGTGTTATGCTAAGAATTGCAcagaaatatctcatttaatttgcagaatagctgggcgtggtgtttcacgcctgtaatcctagccctttgagaggccgaggtggggggattgcttgaggccaagagttcaagaccaacctggccaacatggtaagacctcgtctctattaaaaaaataaagtaggccgggtgtggtggctcacacctgtaatcccagcactttgggaggccaaggcaggtggacacctaaggtcagcagtttgagaccagcctgtccaaactggtgaaactctgtctctactaaaaatataaaaattagccggacctggtggcagaagcctgtaatcccagctacttgggaggctgaggcatgagaattgcttgaaccccggaggcggaggttgccgtgagccgagatggtgccactgcacaccagcctggggacagagcaagactccgtctcaataaaataaaataaaataggcctggagtagtggctcacatctataatcccagcactttgggaggcagagcggggctgatcatttgaggtcaggagttcaagaccagcctaaccaacatggtaaaaaccctgtctctactaaaaatacaaaaattagccagatgtggtggtgcatggctgtaatctcagctcctcaggaggctgagggaggagaatttcttgaacttgggacgtggaggttgtagcgagccaagatcagatgatgtcactgcattccagcctgggtgacaagagcaaaactccatctcaaaaaaaaaaaaaagaaaagaaaaagaaaataacaaaataagaaaacctaAAAGATTATGAATCAGCCAAGTAACTTTATGAGATAGaacttattatttccattttatagatgaggaaattaaggaacaggaaatttcctttttttgagattatAAAGCTAATAAAATAGGATCCAGGAAGTCTGATTCCAGAaccagttgtctttttttttttttttttttgagatggagtttcgctcttgttgcccaggctatagtgcaatggcacgatctcggttcaccgcaacctccgcctcccgggttcaagcaattctgcctcagccttaccagtagctgggattacagacatgcaccaccacacctggctaattttgtatttttggtggagacagggtttctccacgttggtcaggctggtctggaactcctgacctcaggtgatccgctcactttggcctcccaaagtgctgggattacaggcatgaaccaccgcgcctggccccctttCTCCTTACTGGGtgtgttaaaattatttctttcaaaagaaaagtctgGTCAAAGTGCAACGGTGTTAACCactaattgatcacaaccagttacagatttttttgttccttctccactccaactgcttcacttgactagcctagggacaaaaaaaaaagaggaaaggaagaaaaagctaAACTATTTAATCTGGGCTAGTAAATGGCCAGAAAggactttataaaaatgaaatatacaaaatgacACTAGTACGTTTAACTAAAGGTGTAGTTATGACTGTTCAATTTGCAAATGTTATAAATAATATCAATATAAAAACTTATAGCatgggtcctttttttttttttttttttttttttttttttttttttttgagatggagtctcactgtctcccaggctggagtgcagtggtgcgatctcggctcactgcaagctccgccccccgggttcaccccattctagCATGGgtccatttttaataaataatgtaaatatttaaactttCTAGATCTAAAGTTAAGGACTATGGAGTGGATCTCATTGAAGTTTCAGACAATGGATTTGGGGTAGAAGACGAAAACTTTGAAGGCTTAAGTAAGTTGACTTTTTCTAATcctattataaaataattggGCCACATGTCCCAGAATTTTGAGTAACACTGTCTTGGGAAACGCAAAAACAGTTTTTTAAGCCAGTTACTAGATATCATGTATATCCGTTGTTATAGCACTTGAGGTATCTTAGTCTTTACTTTACAGTCTCTTTCAGCTCTGAAACATCACACATCTAAGATTCAAGAGTTTGCTGACCTAACTGAGGTTGAAACTTTCGGCTTTCAGGGGGAGGCTCTGAGCTCGCTGTGTGCACTGAGGTGATAcaatatttttatccattcatttgacCCCTTAGAAAAACCTCTCTGAAAATTAATTGGAATCGTTATTATTTACAATTTTCTATCTCAGTATCTCAACTTATAGCTTCTGAATTCTGTTTTGTCTCACTGCCAATCTAAGTCCTAGTACTtctgaaatgtgagaaataaatgaatgaaatgaagcaaatagtattgttaaaaaaaatggtTACCCTTATTAAAACAGTAACTTCTCAATTTTAACATAACATATAGATAATAAATGATAGTTACCATTGGTTTTCATCATCAAATTTTAGGGAAACATTTCACCAAAGCACTATTTAATTATAGCACAGAtactaaatttttataattatatggaaatatatatatacatatatatgtgtatatgtatatgtatttttagacagagtctcactctgtcacccaggctggagtgcagtggcacagtctcagctcactgcaatctctgcctcccaggttcaagtgattctcgtgcctcagcctcctgaagagctgggactaagcgtgcaccaccactcctggctaatttttgaattttagtagagatggggttttgccatgttgcccaggctggtctggaactccaggcctcaagtgatctgccctcctcggcctcccaaagtgctggaattacaggcatgagccaccacaccctgccctacatatacattttaattatatcttttggattctttaaatatttaaaaaatatatttttaaattctttaaaaaattctttaaaaaaattttatttgaagagtaataacaaaacaaatctctatttgtgaataaatgaatctTGAGATCATTTATGGTTTTGCAGTTCAACctgaaaaatcaaatcaaagctTTAACCAAAGCAAAGCATGTTTAGTGCCCTCTGTCTCACTGTCTTTTAGATGCCAAACCTTAGATTTTATGATGACTCCTCAACCGTTTAGATCTTGGTTATCTCAAAGGAATCATCAGCTTTTTAAGAAAGTTTTGAGAGAAAAGCAAGTGAAGAAAAGCATAGTCAGTGCCCAACATCGCAGGTCTCTCACTGAACACGCCATGCCTGGTGTTCTCTCACAGCGATGTCACCATTTCTACCTGCCATGCATCGGCGAAGGTTGGGACTCGACAGGTGTTTGATCACAATGGGAAAATCATCCAGAAAACCCCCTATCCCCACCCCAGAGGGACCACAGTCAGCATGAAGCAGTTATTTTCTACGCTACCTGTGCGCCATAAGGAATTTCAAAGGAATATTAAGAAGGTACAGTAAATTAATCCTGGTTTTCAAGAGTATTGGTTAATGCACATGAGCAAAAGATTTACTAAAGATGTTTATTCTTCAGCTGATTCTCTTCCCATAATCTATTGAGAAAtgctttatttgcatttctcattaAAGACTTAACATTAAAGACTTAACTTTAGGgtgatttacttttttcttttcatcacatAGTGTTTATTaggactgggcaacatagtgaaactctgtatctatgaaaaattaaaaaaaaaaattgactgggcatggtggcatgcacctgtagttccagctacttgggaagctgaagtgggaggatcacttgagcccgggaacttgaggctgcagtgagctatgatggcgccactgtatttcagactgggagacagagtaagaccctgtctggaaaaatatatatacatatatattttttatttttttttatttttatcttttttttgagatggagtctcactttggcaccctggctggagtgcagtggcgcaatctcgattcactgcaacctccacctcccgagttcaagtgattcacctgcctcagccttctgaatagctgggattacaggcgctcaccaccacgcccggctcatttttgtatttttagcagagacggggtttcaccatgttgtccaggctggccaggctggtctcaaattcctgacctcaggtgatccgcccacctcagcctctcaaagtgctgggattacaggcgtgagccaccatgcctggccttatgtACTTATATTTTAATGAGACTATTTCTCTTGGTTTTCTGATAAATGAAGTACTGGAACCCTTATGAATCTGAATGCAAATGAAACAGCTAAATGTTATGTAATTGTTGTGTTTAAAAAGCAGATTATAAAACTATCTGTATTATACGATTacagttttataaaaacaaaacaacggCCTAAATGTGTATAGTATAAAGGCTGGAAGAGTCAGTACCTTCATGTTCTCAGCGGTTATCCTTGGATGTGAGATCTCATGCACTTTTTGCTCTCTTCTTTGTGCCTTTCcattttgtatgtgtattttttacaATCTAAAAAGTTACTTAAATATATGCagctaaaaacatttttttaattgtacagcATTCGGTGCTAATTTTAACTGttctttttttagacggagtcttctcactctgtcgcccaggctggagtgcagtggtgtgatcttggctcactgcaacctccgcctcctgggttcaagtgattctcctgcctcagtctcccaagtagctgggactataggtatgtatcaccacactcagctaatttttgtatttttagtagaggtagggtttcaccatgttggccaggctgggcttgcacccctgacctcaagtgatctacccacctcagcctcccaaagtgctgggattacaggcgtgagccaccacgcctggtctttTTTTTCAAGCTTTTTTGTAAGTCAGCTAGCAAGAACACAGGAAGAAATACTCAGATCTCCCTTACACAGCTGGGGGCTATGTCAGGTTTTATAAGCATAGGCTAATGAGGTGTGATTTGATTGGATCTTGCAATAAAGTAATGCTGGGAGGTGTGATCTGACTGGATCCTGCCATGGGGTGACACCAAAACTCAATCTGATTGGATCCTGGCTCCTGCCTTGGGGTGTCCGGTTCTTAAATCATTCCCAGCTCTTCAGGCCGAGCTCTATGGTTCCAGTCCGTGGTGGCGCTTGGTTAACCTGGGCATGCGCAGGGTACATGACCTTCAACCTGTGGGTCCATGGCACTTGAAAAACAACTGACAACCTCATTACATAAAAGTTGAACtgagccgggtgcggtgactcacgcctctaatcccagcactttgggaggccaaggcaggtggaggtcaggagttcaagaccagcctggccaaaatggtgaaaccccgtctctactaaaaatataaatatgagcCACGTGTGGCGGtgcacccttgtaatcccagctatctggaggttgaggcagcagaatcacttgaacctaggaggtggaggttgcaatgagctgagctcgtgccattgcactccagcctgggtgacaagagcgaaactccgtcaaaaaaaaagttgaactagATTTGGTCTGATGCAGTTACAGATCTACAAACCGTGCCCCCACCCTCCTGCCAACACCTTCTACTCCTCATTCTTGAGGGATTAGGGATGGAGGTCATGCTTCTGCATCGACTTCATGCTGACCAGGGGCACTGAGTCCCCTGAAATGAGAGGAATGAAACTCTTGGGCTTCTGAGTTCAAATGATTTCTGGGGTCACCCACAGTAGCTTGAAAGGCTGGTATTGTTGTAACACAAGCTGAAGGTGGCAGTGTTGGAGCCTGGAGGACAAACAGCTCACCATCCATTTAAATAAATAGGACCAAAAAGTAACAGAACAGTGGCCACGAGGGGCCCCAACAGAGGAAGAAACCGGTGAGGTGTGGTATAGTGGACTTGACTGCCTTCTAAATCTCAGtggttggccgggtgtggtggctcacacctgtaattccagcaaaaGAAAAGCCGAGGCAgggtgatcacgaggtcaggagttcaagaccagcctggcaaacatggtgaagccctgtctctactaaaaatacaaaaattagttaggtatggtggcatgtgctgtagtcccagctacttgggaggctgaggcaggagaatcgctcgaactcaggaggcagaggttgcagtgagccgagattgtgccactgcactgcagcgtaGGTAACAGAGCGGACTCCATCTCAGTCAATCAATGAATCTCAGTGGTTGAACTACCCTTGGCATGGTTCAGCTCTGTatccgcacccaaatctcatgtcaaattgcaaTTTccagtgttgtgggagggacctggtgggaggtgattggctcatgggggcCGACTTCCCCCTTgttgttcctgtgatagtgagtgagcgcTCGTgggatctggttat
This window of the Pongo abelii isolate AG06213 chromosome 6, NHGRI_mPonAbe1-v2.0_pri, whole genome shotgun sequence genome carries:
- the LOC100442786 gene encoding putative postmeiotic segregation increased 2-like protein 2 isoform X1 gives rise to the protein MLVPLILSLSALKHHTSKIQEFADLTEVETFGFQGEALSSLCALSDVTISTCHASAKVGTRQVFDHNGKIIQKTPYPHPRGTTVSMKQLFSTLPVRHKEFQRNIKKTCLLPLHLLP
- the LOC100442786 gene encoding putative postmeiotic segregation increased 2-like protein 2 isoform X2, which translates into the protein MLVPLILSLSALKHHTSKIQEFADLTEVETFGFQGEALSSLCALSDVTISTCHASAKVGTRQVFDHNGKIIQKTPYPHPRGTTVSMKQLFSTLPVRHKEFQRNIKKDS